One genomic window of Onychomys torridus chromosome 19, mOncTor1.1, whole genome shotgun sequence includes the following:
- the LOC118570645 gene encoding zinc finger protein 431-like produces MGELGSQDINAVTYANVHVNFTWEEWALLDPSQKKLYKDVMLEIYRNLTSICYSWENHNTEEHCHSSRRYGRHERNHIGEKPYECNQCDKAYIVDIFIKV; encoded by the exons ATGGGCGAGCTGGGAAGCCAGGATATTAATGCAGTGACCTATGCCAATGTGCATGTCAACTTCACTTGGgaagagtgggctttgctggatccttcccagaagaagctatacaaagatgtgatgctggagatctACAGGAACCTCACTTCTATATGTTACAGTTGGGAAAATCATAATACTGAAGAACATTGTCACAGTTCTAGAAGATATGGTAGGCATGAAAGaaatc Acattggagagaaaccttatgaatgtaatcaatgtgataaagcctat ATTGTAGACATTTTCATCAAAGTATAG